A single genomic interval of Devosia oryziradicis harbors:
- a CDS encoding glutathione S-transferase family protein → MQVYGDLGSGNCLKVKYIADATGTPYVWREVLARSGGTSTPEFLALNPAGQMPVVVLDDGRPLAQSNAILRYLAHGSRFIPADRYAAAKVDEWLFWEQYSHEPTVAVARARVVYDGQAIADLDPALVARANKALDRLEQALTNQAFLVGDSMTIADIALVAYTRQAGDAGFDLTARPALRAWIAACEHELGLPSLQVAEG, encoded by the coding sequence CTGCAGGTTTACGGCGACCTTGGGTCGGGCAACTGCCTCAAGGTCAAGTATATCGCCGACGCCACCGGCACGCCCTATGTCTGGCGCGAAGTGCTCGCGCGTTCGGGCGGTACCAGCACGCCCGAGTTTCTGGCGCTCAATCCCGCCGGACAGATGCCCGTGGTGGTGCTTGATGACGGCCGTCCATTGGCCCAGTCCAACGCCATCCTGCGCTACCTGGCGCATGGCTCGCGCTTCATCCCGGCCGATCGCTACGCAGCGGCCAAAGTGGATGAATGGCTGTTCTGGGAACAGTACAGCCATGAGCCTACGGTTGCCGTGGCCCGCGCCCGCGTGGTTTACGATGGCCAGGCCATTGCCGATCTCGATCCGGCCCTGGTGGCCCGTGCCAACAAGGCGCTCGACCGGCTCGAACAGGCGCTGACCAACCAGGCCTTCCTGGTGGGCGACAGCATGACCATCGCCGACATCGCGCTGGTCGCCTATACGCGCCAAGCCGGCGATGCCGGCTTCGACCTCACGGCCCGACCGGCGCTCCGCGCCTGGATCGCCGCCTGTGAACATGAACTTGGTTTGCCATCGCTGCAGGTTGCGGAAGGATGA
- a CDS encoding Hsp20 family protein, producing MQTIDFSPFYRSTVGFDRVFNRLDTLVGQEAKTYPPYNIERTGEDAYRISIAVAGFANGDIAIETKENSLVVKGAKPAETADKAREFLHRGIAERAFELRFQLADYVEVQGASLENGLLHLELKRELPESKKPRTIQINAAGTQPTIEDKSVN from the coding sequence ATGCAGACCATCGATTTTTCCCCCTTCTATCGTTCGACCGTCGGTTTTGACCGCGTCTTCAACCGTCTGGACACGCTTGTCGGGCAGGAAGCCAAGACCTATCCTCCCTACAATATCGAGCGCACCGGCGAAGACGCCTACCGCATCTCGATCGCCGTCGCCGGCTTTGCCAATGGCGACATCGCCATCGAGACCAAGGAAAACAGCCTGGTCGTCAAGGGTGCCAAGCCTGCCGAGACTGCAGACAAGGCCCGTGAATTCCTCCATCGCGGCATTGCCGAACGCGCCTTCGAGCTGCGTTTCCAGCTGGCCGACTATGTCGAGGTTCAGGGCGCCAGCCTCGAGAACGGCTTGCTGCATCTGGAATTGAAGCGCGAACTTCCCGAGAGCAAGAAGCCGCGCACCATCCAGATCAACGCCGCCGGCACCCAGCCCACCATCGAGGACAAGTCGGTAAACTAG
- a CDS encoding alpha/beta fold hydrolase — translation MEHTDSGTGRALLALHGGMGGYDQSWLLARALLGDRPDFRTLGLSRPGYLGTAQSLGRTPQAQADLYAGLLDTLGIERSLVAAVSAGGPSAIHFALRHPDRCVGLILVSAATGSLETAAEFLARLRMLRWISRIPGVLPLLRRRALRDPLVNARRNIPDRALAGRTLAHPLAGPLLRAVLASTLHQTARRLPGTITDTRHYRAMPELAFAQLTVPVLVMHGDADPVVPLGHGQRALAAPRATALILRGGGHMALFSHLDQVRIAVGNFLAGLDARG, via the coding sequence ATCGAACACACCGATAGCGGAACCGGCCGCGCCCTGCTGGCGCTGCATGGCGGCATGGGCGGCTATGACCAATCCTGGCTATTGGCCCGTGCCCTCCTCGGCGACAGGCCCGACTTTCGGACACTTGGTCTCTCGAGGCCCGGCTATCTCGGCACTGCGCAATCGCTCGGCCGCACCCCGCAAGCCCAGGCAGATCTCTATGCCGGCCTGCTCGACACGCTCGGCATCGAGCGAAGCCTGGTTGCCGCCGTCTCGGCCGGCGGCCCCTCGGCCATCCATTTTGCCCTGCGCCATCCTGATCGCTGTGTTGGCCTGATCCTTGTCTCGGCCGCCACCGGCTCGCTCGAAACCGCGGCCGAGTTTCTAGCCCGGCTGCGGATGTTGCGCTGGATCAGCCGCATTCCCGGCGTGCTCCCGCTGCTGCGCCGGCGCGCCCTGCGCGATCCGCTGGTCAATGCGCGGCGCAACATACCCGACCGAGCCCTCGCAGGGCGGACACTTGCCCATCCCCTCGCTGGTCCGCTCCTTCGTGCTGTCCTGGCCAGTACCTTGCACCAGACCGCACGGCGCCTGCCCGGCACGATCACCGATACACGGCACTACCGCGCCATGCCCGAATTGGCCTTCGCGCAACTCACGGTGCCCGTCTTGGTCATGCATGGCGATGCCGATCCCGTCGTGCCGCTAGGCCATGGCCAACGGGCCCTCGCAGCTCCGCGGGCGACGGCACTGATCCTGAGGGGTGGGGGCCATATGGCGCTGTTCAGTCACCTCGACCAGGTCAGGATTGCGGTCGGCAACTTCCTGGCGGGGCTCGACGCGCGCGGTTAG
- a CDS encoding alpha/beta hydrolase, with translation MNAVVDPNGPSLVNIPSNPMPEGGRVGFFRTSDNVQLRYALWAKSAGPQRGTICLVQGRTEFIEKYFETVADFRQRGFAVATFDWRGQGGSDRLIGNRKLGYVDKFEDYWTDLHSFHGEILLPDCPPPFYLVGHSMGGLVSLLAGANDRMMFDRVFLSAPMLALDRQPMSMAGMARFGETLSFLGLGQMPVGRKADKPMSEATFPGNPLTGDLIRYMRSVDTVRARPEIEIGVPTVRWAAAAFGAMAEAGRDSFPARIRVPLLMLAAARDEVVSTAAIEQLGLRMRTGRHVVIAGARHELFMETDVIRGQVLAAFDAFITEQS, from the coding sequence ATGAACGCCGTCGTCGATCCGAACGGACCAAGCCTGGTCAATATTCCTTCCAACCCCATGCCTGAGGGTGGGCGTGTCGGTTTTTTCCGGACCAGCGACAATGTGCAGCTGCGCTATGCGCTCTGGGCGAAGTCGGCAGGGCCGCAGCGCGGCACGATATGCCTGGTGCAGGGGCGCACCGAATTCATCGAGAAGTACTTCGAGACGGTGGCCGACTTCCGCCAGCGCGGCTTTGCGGTGGCGACGTTCGACTGGCGGGGACAGGGCGGGTCGGACCGGCTGATCGGCAATCGCAAGCTGGGCTATGTCGATAAGTTCGAGGACTATTGGACGGACCTGCACAGCTTCCATGGCGAAATCCTCCTGCCCGATTGCCCGCCGCCATTCTACCTGGTGGGGCACTCCATGGGCGGGCTGGTCTCGCTGCTCGCCGGCGCCAACGACCGGATGATGTTCGACCGGGTGTTCCTGTCGGCCCCCATGCTGGCTCTGGACCGTCAGCCGATGAGCATGGCTGGCATGGCACGGTTCGGCGAAACGCTGAGCTTTCTTGGCCTTGGCCAGATGCCGGTCGGGCGCAAGGCCGACAAACCCATGAGCGAAGCGACCTTTCCGGGCAATCCGTTGACGGGCGATCTCATCCGCTACATGCGCTCGGTCGATACGGTCCGGGCGCGGCCCGAAATCGAAATCGGCGTGCCGACGGTGCGCTGGGCCGCGGCGGCATTCGGCGCCATGGCCGAAGCCGGACGCGACAGCTTTCCGGCGCGCATCCGCGTGCCCCTGCTGATGTTGGCTGCGGCCCGCGACGAGGTGGTTTCGACCGCGGCGATCGAACAGCTGGGACTGCGCATGCGGACTGGACGACATGTCGTCATCGCCGGGGCGCGGCATGAATTGTTCATGGAAACCGATGTGATCCGCGGCCAGGTACTGGCGGCGTTCGATGCGTTCATTACCGAGCAGTCCTGA
- a CDS encoding DUF2087 domain-containing protein — protein MSKLHVPFAVADITTLARSLREQLGKLDHSPSHVEMLNMLARANGHANFQHLRADAQAQSRLSTTPPEERVDHARVEKVLRHFDEAGTMIRWPSKTNHQTLCLWVIWSRIPADQRFSEREMNQFINESHSFGDHALLRRSMIDAHMLTRTPDGRLYRRIEKKPDPDALALLASIAQRVSA, from the coding sequence ATGTCGAAACTTCACGTCCCCTTCGCCGTAGCCGATATCACCACGCTCGCCCGCTCCCTGCGCGAGCAGCTCGGCAAGCTCGACCATTCCCCCAGTCATGTCGAGATGCTCAACATGCTGGCCCGGGCCAACGGTCACGCCAATTTCCAGCATTTGCGGGCCGACGCGCAGGCGCAATCGCGGCTGAGCACTACGCCGCCTGAAGAGCGGGTCGACCATGCCCGCGTCGAGAAAGTGCTGCGCCACTTCGACGAAGCGGGCACCATGATCCGCTGGCCCAGCAAGACCAATCACCAGACACTCTGCCTTTGGGTCATCTGGTCCCGCATTCCCGCCGACCAGCGCTTCAGCGAGCGCGAGATGAACCAATTCATCAACGAGAGCCATAGCTTCGGCGACCACGCCCTGCTGCGCCGCTCGATGATCGACGCCCACATGCTGACCCGCACCCCCGACGGCCGGCTCTATCGCCGCATCGAGAAAAAACCCGATCCCGACGCCCTGGCCCTGCTCGCCAGCATCGCCCAGCGCGTTTCGGCTTAG
- the hpt gene encoding hypoxanthine phosphoribosyltransferase — protein sequence MTTKPHVVEELISAKSIAARVEALAKDISAHFADTDKLVVVGLLRGSFIFIADLVRELDLPVEVDFMEASSYGNSTESSREVRILKDLRGEIAGRDVLVVEDIVDTGYTLKHVLEILGTRHPRRMEVCALLNKPSRRETDVAAKWIGFDIPDKFVVGYGIDYAQRNRNLPHIGAVRFTQ from the coding sequence ATGACTACCAAGCCCCATGTCGTCGAAGAACTGATCTCAGCCAAGTCTATCGCAGCCCGCGTGGAAGCCCTGGCCAAGGACATTTCTGCCCATTTCGCCGACACCGACAAGCTCGTCGTCGTGGGCCTCCTGCGCGGCTCCTTCATCTTCATCGCCGATCTGGTGCGCGAACTCGACCTGCCGGTCGAAGTCGATTTCATGGAGGCTTCGTCCTACGGCAATTCCACCGAATCCAGCCGGGAAGTAAGGATCCTCAAGGACTTGCGCGGTGAGATTGCCGGCCGCGACGTGCTCGTCGTCGAGGATATCGTCGACACCGGCTATACCCTCAAGCACGTGCTCGAAATCCTGGGCACCCGCCATCCACGCCGCATGGAAGTCTGCGCGCTGCTCAACAAGCCCAGCCGCCGCGAGACCGATGTCGCGGCCAAGTGGATCGGCTTTGATATTCCTGACAAATTCGTCGTCGGCTACGGCATCGACTACGCCCAGCGCAACCGCAACCTGCCCCATATCGGCGCCGTCCGCTTTACCCAATAG
- a CDS encoding glutamate synthase subunit beta has translation MGKVTGFLEIEREEPRYEPASDRIRHFGEFTIPMSEGRIVDQAARCMDCGVPFCHGDTGCPVNNQIPDWNDLVYNGDWEEAARNLHSTNNFPEFTGRICPAPCEEACTLNLEDTPVAIKTVEQAIADRAIRSGWIKPQINGEKTGKSVAIVGSGPAGMAAAQQLARAGHDVHVYEREPKAGGLMRYGIPDFKMEKDHIDFRVEQMQAEGVTFHYGVNVGVNTPLSDLQARHDAVLLAGGSEKPRDVDSEGTDLNGVHFAMPFLVQQNRRLGGEDVSGELQLTAAGKHVVVVGGGDTASDCVGTSFRQGAIAVTQLDVRPMPPEMENKLTNWPNWAVKMRTSSSQAEGAIREFAAGTMKIIGNAKGQVTGVECARVDRKRQPIPGTEFIIKADLVLLAIGFAHPIHEGMLTELGAQLDKRGNLFADTLSYKTSVPKVYAAGDMRRGQSLVVWAIREGRQAARSIDFDLMGKTNLPR, from the coding sequence ATGGGCAAGGTAACAGGCTTTCTCGAGATCGAGCGCGAAGAGCCCCGGTACGAACCGGCCTCCGATCGCATCCGCCATTTTGGCGAATTCACCATCCCGATGAGTGAAGGCCGCATCGTCGACCAGGCAGCGCGCTGCATGGATTGCGGCGTGCCCTTTTGCCACGGCGATACCGGCTGCCCGGTCAACAACCAGATTCCGGACTGGAACGACCTGGTTTACAACGGCGATTGGGAAGAGGCTGCGCGCAACCTCCATTCGACCAACAACTTCCCCGAATTCACCGGCCGCATCTGTCCCGCCCCGTGCGAGGAAGCCTGCACGCTGAACCTGGAAGATACCCCCGTCGCCATCAAGACGGTGGAACAGGCTATTGCCGACCGCGCCATCAGGAGCGGCTGGATCAAGCCGCAGATCAACGGCGAAAAGACGGGCAAGTCGGTCGCTATCGTCGGCTCAGGCCCTGCTGGCATGGCTGCCGCACAGCAGCTCGCCCGCGCCGGCCATGATGTGCATGTCTATGAGCGCGAGCCCAAGGCCGGCGGCCTGATGCGCTATGGCATCCCCGATTTCAAGATGGAGAAGGACCACATCGACTTCCGCGTCGAGCAGATGCAGGCCGAGGGTGTCACCTTCCACTATGGCGTCAATGTCGGCGTCAACACGCCGCTGTCGGACCTCCAGGCCCGCCACGACGCCGTGCTGCTGGCCGGTGGTTCGGAAAAGCCGCGCGATGTCGACAGCGAAGGCACCGACCTCAACGGCGTCCATTTCGCCATGCCGTTCCTCGTGCAGCAGAACCGCCGCCTCGGCGGCGAGGACGTGTCGGGCGAACTGCAGCTGACGGCCGCCGGCAAGCATGTCGTGGTGGTGGGCGGTGGCGATACCGCTTCGGACTGCGTCGGCACCAGCTTCCGCCAGGGCGCCATCGCCGTCACCCAGCTCGACGTGCGCCCCATGCCGCCCGAGATGGAAAACAAGCTGACCAACTGGCCCAACTGGGCGGTCAAGATGCGCACGTCGTCCAGCCAGGCGGAAGGCGCCATCCGCGAATTCGCTGCCGGCACCATGAAGATCATCGGCAATGCCAAGGGCCAGGTCACCGGCGTCGAATGCGCCCGCGTCGATCGCAAGCGCCAGCCCATTCCCGGCACCGAATTCATCATCAAGGCCGACCTGGTGCTGCTGGCCATCGGCTTTGCCCACCCCATCCACGAAGGCATGCTGACCGAACTGGGCGCCCAGCTCGACAAGCGCGGCAACCTGTTTGCCGATACGTTGAGCTACAAGACGTCAGTCCCCAAGGTCTACGCCGCTGGCGACATGCGCCGCGGCCAGTCCCTGGTCGTCTGGGCGATCCGCGAAGGCCGCCAGGCCGCCCGCTCGATCGACTTCGACCTGATGGGCAAGACCAACCTGCCGCGCTGA
- a CDS encoding DUF982 domain-containing protein yields the protein MLDTIHAWDRPITIKLNGNATVIGTPAQARNVLLMDWPAERGDKHKIASDICLAAMEGAAPEPAWLAFMEAAIEAGIFVE from the coding sequence ATGCTCGACACGATCCACGCCTGGGACCGCCCCATCACCATCAAGCTCAACGGCAATGCCACGGTCATCGGCACGCCCGCACAGGCGCGCAATGTGCTGCTGATGGATTGGCCGGCCGAGCGTGGCGACAAGCACAAGATCGCCAGCGACATCTGCCTGGCGGCCATGGAAGGCGCTGCTCCCGAACCCGCCTGGCTCGCCTTCATGGAAGCGGCGATCGAGGCTGGAATATTCGTGGAGTGA
- the gltB gene encoding glutamate synthase large subunit: MAHARNGSQTPVTTKTANRKTLIEHGRRVVTGRPQAQGLYDPAHEHDACGIGMIANIKNKPSHEVVEKGLEILENLEHRGAVGADPLMGDGAGILVQTPHAFFQKVLPFALPEKHHYAVAMLFYPNIAELRDRCAEAVRGVFASEGLTLLGERVVPTDNSPLSEGVIATQPIIEQMVIARPEGLSLDEFERKLLIVRKVISNTVYAAIPESNGDNGFYVVSMSARTLVYKGMFLAAQLKAFYPDLSDEAFESAIALVHQRFSTNTFPSWKLAHPYRMTTHNGEINTIRGNVNWMAARQASVSSPLFGDDITKIWPISYEGQSDTACFDNALEFLVRGGYSLPHAAMMLIPEAWAGNPLMDETRRAFYEYHAALMEPWDGPAAMSLSDGRYVVATLDRNGLRPARYLVTREGHVVLASESGVLDIPDEDIVERWRLQPGRMLLIDLEEGRIISDDEIKRTLATKNPYAEWLARSQIVLEDLPETEPKAPVTSESLLDRMQAFGYTQEDIKILMAPMATTGQEAVGSMGTDTPISALSQKSKLLYTYFKQNFAQVTNPPIDPIREESVMSLVSFIGPRPNIFDLAGASKEKRLEVRQPILTNEDLEKIRAIGDMDTNQFKTKTVDITYPADMGAVGMEQALDSICREAEAAIAGEYNIIILSDRLVAADRIAIPALLATAAVHHHLIRKGLRTSSGLVVETGEAREMHHFAMLAGYGAEAINPYLAFETLSALHAEGEFPAEVDAHEVVYRYIKSVGKGLLKVMSKMGISTYQSYCGAQIFDAVGLSTEFVKRFFFGTATTIEGVGLSEVAEETVRRHRDAFGDDVVLRKALDVGGEYMYRIRGERHAWSPDVVSDLQHAVRTKDESPETAQDRYNSFAARVNSGENGYLAIRNLFDIKPLGEAVPLDEVEPAVELVKRFVTGAMSFGSISREAHTTLAQAMNRIGGKSNTGEGGEEPDRYKPLPDGSRNPLRSAIKQVASGRFGVTTEYLVNADQLQIKVAQGAKPGEGGQLPGHKVDWIVAKTRHSTPGVGLISPPPHHDIYSIEDLAQLIYDLKNVNEEADISVKLVSEVGVGTVAAGVAKARADHITVSGYDGGTGASPLTSLKHAGGPWEIGLAETHQTLVLNRLRSRVVLQVDGGVKTGRDVLIGALLGADEFGFSTAPLIAAGCIMMRKCHLNTCPVGVATQDPVLRKRFKGTPEHVINYFFFIAEELRGLMAAMGARSLRDLIGRSDLLDQRKMVEYWKSEGIDFAKLFYKPEPIGGDTLYHSEYQNHHLEAVLDRKLVELAEPALERGEAVQIELPIRSRDRSAGAMLSGALAKKYGHEGLPDDTISIKLTGTAGQAFGAFLARGISIDMVGDANDYVGKGLSGGRIVVRPSDKVSFEPSKSIIVGNTVLYGAIAGECYFRGIAGERFAVRNSGAIAVVEGTGDHGCEYMTGGVVVVIGPTGRNFAAGMSGGVAYVLDEDETFRDRCNLAMVDLEPVQEEEELMQQLHHHGGDLEWHGRVDISGDMTKHDDERLHQLISNHLHYTGSDRAKYILDHWVEMRPKFVKVMPVEYRRAIKEMEKKRAGGMGMAAAE; the protein is encoded by the coding sequence ATGGCACACGCGCGGAACGGATCCCAAACTCCCGTCACGACGAAGACCGCCAATCGCAAAACCTTGATCGAGCATGGTCGCCGCGTCGTCACTGGCCGCCCACAGGCCCAGGGTCTCTACGATCCGGCTCATGAACACGATGCCTGCGGCATCGGCATGATCGCCAACATCAAGAACAAGCCCAGCCACGAAGTGGTCGAGAAGGGCCTCGAAATCCTCGAGAACCTCGAACACCGTGGCGCCGTAGGCGCTGACCCGCTGATGGGCGACGGCGCCGGCATTCTGGTGCAGACTCCGCATGCCTTCTTTCAGAAGGTGCTGCCCTTTGCGCTGCCGGAAAAGCACCACTACGCCGTGGCCATGCTGTTCTATCCCAACATAGCCGAGCTGCGCGACCGTTGCGCCGAGGCCGTCCGTGGCGTCTTCGCCAGTGAAGGCCTGACCCTGCTTGGCGAGCGCGTGGTGCCGACCGACAATTCGCCGCTCAGCGAAGGGGTCATCGCGACCCAGCCCATCATCGAGCAGATGGTAATCGCGCGCCCTGAAGGCCTGAGCCTGGACGAGTTCGAGCGCAAGCTGCTGATCGTGCGCAAGGTGATCAGCAACACCGTCTATGCCGCCATCCCCGAAAGCAACGGCGACAACGGCTTTTATGTCGTCTCCATGTCGGCCCGTACGCTGGTCTACAAGGGCATGTTCCTGGCGGCCCAGCTCAAGGCTTTTTACCCCGACCTCTCGGACGAAGCCTTCGAATCGGCCATCGCGCTCGTGCACCAGCGCTTTTCGACCAATACCTTCCCGTCCTGGAAGCTGGCCCATCCCTACCGCATGACCACCCACAATGGTGAGATCAACACCATCCGTGGCAACGTCAACTGGATGGCCGCCCGCCAGGCGTCGGTTTCCTCGCCGCTGTTCGGCGACGACATCACCAAGATCTGGCCGATCTCCTATGAGGGTCAGTCGGACACCGCTTGCTTCGACAACGCGCTCGAATTCCTCGTGCGTGGCGGCTATTCGCTGCCGCATGCGGCCATGATGCTGATCCCGGAAGCCTGGGCCGGCAACCCGCTGATGGATGAGACGCGCCGCGCCTTCTACGAGTATCACGCTGCCCTGATGGAACCGTGGGACGGCCCTGCCGCCATGTCGCTGTCGGACGGTCGCTATGTCGTGGCCACGCTCGACCGCAACGGCCTGCGCCCCGCCCGTTACCTGGTGACACGCGAAGGCCATGTGGTGCTGGCATCGGAATCGGGCGTGCTCGACATTCCCGACGAGGACATCGTCGAACGCTGGCGCCTGCAGCCCGGCCGCATGCTGCTGATCGACCTTGAAGAAGGCCGCATCATCTCCGACGACGAGATCAAGCGCACGCTCGCCACTAAGAACCCCTACGCCGAGTGGCTCGCCCGCTCGCAGATCGTGCTCGAGGATCTGCCCGAGACCGAGCCCAAGGCCCCGGTGACGAGCGAGTCGCTGCTCGATCGCATGCAGGCCTTCGGCTACACCCAGGAAGACATCAAGATCCTGATGGCGCCCATGGCCACGACGGGCCAGGAAGCTGTCGGCTCGATGGGTACGGATACACCGATTTCGGCCCTGAGCCAGAAGTCCAAGCTCCTCTATACCTATTTCAAGCAGAACTTCGCCCAGGTCACCAACCCGCCGATCGATCCGATCCGTGAGGAATCGGTGATGTCGCTCGTCTCCTTTATTGGCCCGCGCCCCAACATCTTCGACCTGGCCGGTGCTTCCAAGGAGAAGCGCCTCGAGGTTCGCCAGCCCATTCTCACCAACGAGGACCTCGAGAAGATCCGCGCCATCGGTGACATGGACACCAACCAGTTCAAGACCAAGACGGTCGACATCACCTACCCTGCCGATATGGGCGCGGTGGGCATGGAACAGGCTTTGGACAGCATCTGCCGCGAGGCCGAGGCCGCCATTGCCGGTGAATACAACATCATCATCCTCTCCGACCGCCTGGTCGCCGCCGACCGCATCGCCATTCCGGCTTTGCTCGCAACGGCCGCGGTGCATCACCACCTGATCCGCAAGGGCCTGCGCACCAGCTCTGGCCTCGTCGTCGAAACCGGCGAAGCCCGCGAAATGCACCATTTCGCCATGCTGGCCGGCTACGGCGCCGAAGCCATCAACCCCTATCTCGCCTTCGAAACGCTCTCGGCGCTGCATGCCGAAGGCGAATTCCCGGCCGAGGTCGATGCTCACGAGGTGGTCTATCGCTACATCAAGAGCGTGGGTAAGGGGCTGCTCAAGGTCATGTCCAAGATGGGCATCTCGACTTACCAGTCCTATTGCGGCGCGCAGATTTTCGACGCGGTGGGTCTCTCGACCGAATTCGTCAAGCGCTTCTTCTTTGGCACCGCCACCACCATCGAAGGTGTCGGCCTCAGCGAAGTCGCCGAGGAAACGGTGCGCCGCCACCGCGACGCCTTTGGCGATGATGTCGTGCTGCGCAAGGCGCTCGATGTGGGCGGCGAATACATGTACCGCATCCGCGGTGAGCGGCATGCCTGGAGCCCGGACGTGGTGTCCGACCTGCAGCACGCCGTGCGCACCAAGGACGAGTCCCCCGAAACCGCGCAGGACCGCTACAACAGCTTTGCCGCCCGCGTGAACTCGGGTGAAAACGGCTACCTGGCCATCCGCAACCTGTTCGACATCAAGCCGCTCGGCGAAGCCGTGCCGCTCGACGAAGTCGAACCGGCCGTGGAGCTGGTCAAGCGCTTCGTCACCGGCGCCATGAGCTTCGGCTCGATCTCGCGCGAAGCCCACACCACGCTGGCCCAGGCAATGAACCGCATTGGCGGCAAGTCCAACACCGGCGAAGGCGGCGAGGAACCCGACCGCTACAAGCCCCTGCCCGATGGCTCGCGCAACCCGCTGCGTTCGGCCATCAAGCAGGTCGCGTCCGGCCGTTTCGGCGTCACCACCGAATATCTGGTCAATGCCGATCAGCTGCAGATCAAGGTCGCGCAGGGCGCCAAGCCCGGCGAAGGCGGTCAGCTGCCCGGCCACAAGGTCGACTGGATCGTCGCCAAGACCCGTCACTCGACGCCCGGCGTGGGCCTCATCTCCCCGCCGCCGCATCACGACATCTATTCGATCGAAGATCTCGCCCAGCTGATCTACGACCTCAAGAACGTCAATGAAGAGGCCGACATCTCGGTCAAGCTGGTGTCCGAAGTCGGCGTCGGCACGGTTGCGGCCGGCGTTGCCAAGGCGCGCGCCGATCACATCACAGTCTCCGGCTACGATGGCGGCACGGGCGCGTCCCCGCTCACCTCGCTCAAGCATGCCGGCGGCCCGTGGGAAATCGGCCTTGCCGAGACTCACCAGACACTGGTGCTCAACCGCCTGCGCTCGCGCGTTGTCCTCCAGGTCGATGGCGGCGTCAAGACCGGCCGTGACGTGCTGATCGGCGCCCTGCTCGGCGCCGACGAGTTCGGCTTCTCGACCGCGCCGCTGATTGCGGCCGGCTGCATCATGATGCGCAAGTGCCACCTCAACACCTGCCCGGTCGGTGTCGCCACCCAGGACCCGGTTTTGCGCAAGCGCTTCAAGGGCACGCCCGAGCACGTGATCAACTACTTCTTCTTCATCGCCGAAGAGCTGCGTGGCCTGATGGCGGCAATGGGTGCCCGCTCTCTGCGCGATCTCATCGGCCGCTCGGACCTACTCGACCAGCGCAAGATGGTTGAATACTGGAAGAGCGAAGGCATCGACTTCGCCAAGCTCTTCTACAAGCCCGAGCCCATCGGCGGCGACACGCTCTACCACTCCGAGTACCAGAACCATCACCTCGAAGCCGTGCTCGACCGCAAGCTGGTCGAACTGGCCGAGCCGGCGCTGGAACGCGGCGAAGCCGTGCAGATCGAGCTGCCCATCCGCAGCCGCGACCGCTCGGCCGGTGCCATGCTGTCGGGCGCCCTGGCCAAGAAGTATGGCCATGAGGGTCTGCCGGACGACACGATTTCGATCAAGCTGACCGGCACCGCCGGCCAGGCTTTCGGCGCCTTCCTCGCCCGCGGCATCTCCATCGACATGGTGGGCGACGCCAACGACTATGTCGGCAAGGGCCTCAGCGGCGGTCGCATCGTGGTGCGCCCATCCGACAAGGTGAGCTTCGAGCCATCCAAGTCGATCATCGTCGGCAACACCGTGCTCTATGGCGCCATTGCGGGCGAATGCTACTTCCGCGGCATTGCCGGCGAGCGCTTCGCCGTCCGTAACTCCGGCGCCATCGCCGTGGTTGAGGGCACGGGCGACCATGGTTGCGAATACATGACCGGCGGTGTTGTCGTCGTTATCGGCCCCACTGGCCGCAACTTCGCGGCCGGCATGTCGGGCGGCGTCGCTTATGTCCTTGACGAGGACGAGACCTTCCGCGACCGCTGTAACCTCGCCATGGTCGATCTCGAACCGGTGCAGGAAGAAGAAGAACTGATGCAGCAGCTCCACCACCATGGTGGGGATCTCGAATGGCATGGCCGCGTCGACATCTCGGGCGACATGACCAAGCATGACGACGAGCGCCTGCACCAGCTGATTTCCAACCACCTGCACTACACGGGTTCGGACCGCGCCAAGTACATCCTCGACCACTGGGTCGAGATGCGTCCGAAATTCGTCAAGGTGATGCCGGTCGAATACCGCCGCGCCATCAAGGAGATGGAAAAGAAGCGGGCTGGCGGCATGGGCATGGCGGCGGCGGAATGA